From one Liolophura sinensis isolate JHLJ2023 chromosome 10, CUHK_Ljap_v2, whole genome shotgun sequence genomic stretch:
- the LOC135476539 gene encoding uncharacterized protein LOC135476539 produces MSSILESLQREAASVLRSDDVRGSMIDVTSNDAGSQNSQKDTHPPTEEKSLSATCAPAAASTPAGNARKGRGRRQPRRRKSSSSVECDKLAAPIGALFVEFPGKMHGMDFKAHLQKRIAKGPHFTCDLLSPAQDAPTTAVKLTFPSQNAAKSACRMLKQSNLRENTIHVKCVFTAVQLTGFTFSNEQALPNLENVQRTLEAKIRKQLEKHDLKMQQAQQRLQQLQVRKHIPLEQYELVLGERKTLESKVTELQQQRDEFVLCVEQLIDLQKFDNINTKLQQIRLTLGIEMTRLDKSFPIYARRKEIVDVVMNNPVSIVLGETGSGKSTQMPQYLYEAGLAETGVIVCTQPRKIAATSLATRVASELIGSVGQTVGYKVGMRQKTSALTKIVYMTDHMLLNEILDDPVLSKVSCVIIDEAHERSIYTDLLLGMVKKCMAVRPELKVVITSATIDPDVFVRYFKGCPVVKVSGRTFPVEVIWQDPALSVPFENHMQTAVNVAADIHQVEAEGDILVFMTSPLETEKCCSLLDEKLKPRNDFKCLQIHGKLQAEEQQAVFQPLAHGIRKIVFATNSAETSVTIPGIKYVIDSGLVKEMKYDPKKSLSSLDTVVISKSSAEQRKGRAGRMSPGKCFRLYTEEDYEKMKSSLLPEILRVHLAQALLKLMDLGVDPMDFDFVESPPQAALEKAIESLEDLGASKGRVITELGKRLALLPFEPRLGKFLLTGIDCGIAYEAISLAVLTTMGSSIFYRAGTDAEKHQSDLKKTRFCHEGGDHFTMLSVYQEWFAIPEKEKSKWCVKNSINGRSMRMVREMANEVITVLKKEMKLEVKVSFTEVSESHLKLKKIIFQASKQNLAVYLGHPKAGYFAPNPNQQAQIHPSSSVMVLGGKKPEWVLFEQLINTSKDFFTSVSPVDRDLVLTAYGKGELCFDPSLVEKMKVSPVLTMGLGRFSFMEFVGRRFCNLKQIETEVMSEFNVEIVCVDADRKRLEIQVHVSGNKAGCVNDVVDRRLGPIFGNLRLADREIPLHEKSAGVRAVLGRGGVVSKLLFPGEYRTVFIDEVSSSTELTQVREWLEKYGTVVEVNPFLKRLKTHPQRWGTVTFKSPESAVKAVEDRMDSDVARVVPCASPGRVGKVGEFTLKVTLTRRELRGFGFITLTNPEDMPRLLQYDSILVDGFLSRVSINKTDGSNIHVSRLPRTASEEKVAEAVRQRLGALPGETLVKDIRLIRERGSEPSPGETSAMREYLETRLSELCPNKQVTIEVVDPTATSVFQTAYLKIANPNDGLEVFNEIKGKLFICSKPLNVQQDLSSDVFIPKYLLGVLETELKTLQTKFNTSDLYGKVNINIKRSRAGHCYVRIKSENPESLAVVKRDYDALLEGRSPDLSEFGQAVEGLFRKEGRDRLNSIEKSTDTIIRTNFYLQRVSVIGSDENCQKAFDKIKGYVKLLVNYPVQSTPLSGKNRPVGLMKKLLSKYGLDLAKFRQESGVEAVELNFRRQLLTTTGTEESLKKAVALVQECISQLATKNVMPAKEEDESPLDCVVCFCPIDEIELYRLNLCGHAYCLDCIKLQVRTAIDTRDLPLSCAYEGCDQNWCWRDVEELVVAGGRNMVQLVRAAMDRYISERKTRFSFCLTPDCPGVFPVSKDGKLFLCEGCDMRICTSCQVQYHDGLTCAMYQSEKKEPGIAEWLAKDKKNNRRCPKCTTLIQKTGGCNNVSCRACDVKICWVCMKTYATGQQCYAHLASQHGGFGEEYQV; encoded by the coding sequence ATGTCGTCTATCCTGGAAAGCTTGCAAAGGGAAGCCGCTTCTGTTCTTCGCTCGGATGATGTCCGGGGCAGTATGATAGATGTGACCAGCAATGATGCAGGCTCTCAGAATTCTCAGAAAGACACACATCCACCTACTGAGGAGAAATCCCTGTCAGCTACCTGTGCCCCAGCAGCTGCTAGTACCCCAGCAGGAAATGCAAGGAAGGGAAGGGGTCGGAGACAGCCCAGGAGGAGGAAGTCTTCAAGCTCAGTAGAATGTGACAAATTAGCTGCCCCAATAGGGGCTCTCTTCGTGGAATTCCCAGGGAAAATGCATGGAATGGATTTCAAGGCACACCTGCAGAAAAGAATTGCTAAGGGCCCACACTTCACCTGTGATCTACTGTCTCCTGCCCAGGATGCTCCAACAACTGCTGTTAAACTTACTTTTCCAAGCCAGAATGCTGCGAAGTCAGCTTGTCGAATGCTCAAACAGAGCAATTTGAGGGAAAACACCATCCATGTGAAGTGTGTATTCACTGCAGTGCAGCTAACAGGGTTCACGTTCAGTAATGAACAGGCATTACCAAATTTAGAAAATGTCCAACGTACACTTGAGGCAAAAATCCGTAAGCAGCTGGAAAAGCACGATCTTAAGATGCAACAAGCACAACAAAGGCTTCAACAGCTCCAGGTGCGCAAACACATTCCTTTAGAGCAGTATGAACTTGTGTTAGGTGAGCGGAAGACGTTAGAAAGCAAGGTCACAGAACTTCAGCAGCAGCGTGATGAATTCGTTCTATGTGTTGAGCAGCTTATTGACCTGCAAAAGTTTGACAATATCAACACTAAGCTGCAGCAAATCCGACTGACACTGGGAATAGAGATGACACGATTGGACAAGTCCTTTCCAATCTATGCTAGAAGAAAAGAGATTGTAGATGTAGTCATGAATAATCCAGTGTCTATCGTTTTAGGGGAAACCGGCTCTGGGAAAAGCACACAGATGCCCCAGTATTTGTATGAAGCAGGTCTGGCTGAAACAGGCGTCATTGTCTGCACCCAGCCACGGAAAATAGCAGCCACCAGCCTAGCCACTCGCGTGGCGTCAGAACTGATAGGTAGTGTGGGACAAACGGTGGGCTATAAGGTGGGCATGAGGCAGAAAACATCAGCTCTGACAAAAATCGTGTACATGACCGACCATATGCTACTGAATGAGATCCTCGACGACCCAGTTCTCTCCAAGGTGTCATGTGTAATCATTGATGAAGCCCATGAACGAAGCATTTACACTGACCTTCTGCTGGGCATGGTCAAGAAATGCATGGCGGTTAGGCCTGAACTGAAGGTGGTCATCACATCGGCGACTATTGACCCAGACGTCTTTGTTCGCTATTTCAAAGGATGTCCAGTTGTGAAAGTCTCTGGCCGGACTTTTCCTGTAGAGGTCATCTGGCAAGATCCTGCACTGTCTGTTCCGTTTGAAAATCATATGCAGACAGCCGTAAATGTTGCAGCTGACATCCACCAGGTGGAAGCAGAGGGAGACATCCTAGTGTTCATGACTTCTCCCTTGGAAACAGAAAAGTGTTGCAGTTTACTGGATGAAAAACTTAAGCCCAGAAATGACTTCAAATGCCTTCAAATCCACGGTAAACTCCAAGCAGAGGAGCAGCAGGCAGTTTTCCAACCATTGGCCCATGGCATCAGGAAAATTGTGTTCGCAACCAACAGTGCTGAAACTTCTGTGACCATTCCTGGAATTAAATATGTGATCGATTCTGGACTGGTCAAGGAAATGAAATACGACCCAAAGAAGAGTCTCAGCTCTCTGGATACGGTGGTTATAAGTAAATCATCGGCCGAACAGCGGAAGGGCAGAGCCGGGAGGATGTCGCCAGGAAAGTGTTTCAGATTATACACGGAAGAGGActatgaaaaaatgaaaagcagCTTGCTCCCAGAAATACTTAGGGTTCATCTGGCACAAGCTCTGCTTAAGCTCATGGATTTGGGCGTTGACCCTATGGACTTTGACTTTGTCGAGTCACCTCCACAGGCAGCTCTGGAGAAAGCCATAGAATCGCTTGAAGACCTTGGAGCTTCTAAAGGCAGAGTTATTACCGAACTAGGGAAAAGACTAGCTCTGTTACCTTTCGAACCTCGCCTGGGAAAGTTCCTCTTAACAGGTATTGACTGTGGCATTGCATATGAAGCTATTTCCCTGGCAGTGTTGACAACCATGGGTTCTTCAATATTCTATCGAGCGGGCACTGACGCTGAAAAACATCAGTCTGACCTGAAGAAGACAAGATTTTGCCATGAAGGAGGGGATCACTTCACAATGCTAAGTGTGTATCAAGAATGGTTTGCCATTCCGGAAAAGGAGAAGAGTAAATGGTGTGTCAAAAACAGCATCAACGGCCGTTCCATGCGCATGGTGCGGGAAATGGCGAACGAAGTAATCACTGTGCTTAAGAAGGAAATGAAACTGGAAGTGAAGGTTTCCTTTACGGAAGTTTCAGAAAGCCACCTGAAATTAAAGAAGATCATTTTTCAGGCATCAAAGCAAAACTTGGCTGTTTACCTAGGTCATCCAAAAGCAGGGTACTTTGCCCCTAATCCAAACCAACAGGCCCAAATCCACCCATCGTCAAGCGTCATGGTGCTGGGTGGGAAGAAGCCAGAATGGGTTCTGTTTGAACAGTTGATAAACACCAGCAAGGATTTCTTCACCTCTGTCTCTCCAGTCGATCGTGATTTAGTTTTGACAGCTTACGGCAAAGGAGAACTGTGCTTTGATCCGAGTCTGGtagaaaaaatgaaagtgaGTCCTGTTCTGACCATGGGCCTTGGACGATTTTCATTTATGGAGTTTGTTGGCCGACGTTTTTGTAACCTGAAGCAAATTGAAACTGAGGTGATGTCGGAATTCAATGTGGAAATAGTCTGTGTGGATGCAGATCGAAAACGCCTAGAGATTCAAGTGCATGTCAGTGGGAATAAGGCAGGCTGTGTGAATGACGTTGTAGATAGAAGGCTTGGGCCAATTTTTGGCAACCTCAGGTTAGCTGATCGTGAGATTCCGTTGCATGAAAAATCTGCGGGTGTCCGGGCTGTCCTTGGGAGAGGCGGTGTGGTGTCAAAGCTTCTGTTCCCGGGTGAATACAGAACTGTGTTTATCGATGAAGTTTCATCCAGTACAGAGCTCACTCAAGTTAGAGAATGGCTTGAAAAATATGGCACTGTGGTCGAAGTCAATCCGTTTCTTAAACGACTCAAGACACATCCTCAGAGATGGGGTACTGTGACCTTCAAAAGCCCCGAGAGCGCAGTGAAGGCGGTGGAAGATAGGATGGACTCTGATGTGGCTAGGGTAGTTCCCTGCGCTTCACCCGGTCGTGTTGGGAAGGTGGGAGAGTTCACTCTGAAGGTAACACTGACTCGTAGAGAGCTGAGAGGATTCGGATTTATTACTCTTACCAACCCTGAGGACATGCCCCGATTATTGCAGTATGATAGTATTCTTGTTGACGGATTTCTGTCAAGGGTCAGTATCAACAAGACGGATGGAAGTAATATTCATGTGTCCCGCCTTCCCAGAACAGCGAGTGAGGAGAAGGTGGCGGAAGCAGTCCGTCAGCGCCTGGGCGCGCTACCGGGTGAAACTCTTGTGAAAGATATAAGACTAATCAGAGAAAGAGGCAGTGAACCAAGCCCTGGAGAGACCTCAGCTATGAGAGAATATCTGGAGACCAGGCTGTCAGAACTGTGTCCAAACAAACAAGTGACCATCGAGGTAGTAGATCCGACAGCAACGAGTGTTTTTCAAACAGCCTACCTTAAGATCGCTAATCCAAATGACGGATTGGAagtcttcaatgaaataaaaggcAAACTCTTCATCTGTAGCAAACCTCTAAATGTGCAACAGGATTTGTCATCAGATGTATTCATTCCTAAATATTTGCTCGGAGTTCTAGAGACGGAACTGAAGACCTTGCAAACAAAGTTCAACACATCAGATCTATATGGAAAAGTAAACATTAACATAAAAAGAAGTAGAGCTGGTCATTGCTATGTCAGAATTAAGAGTGAAAATCCTGAGTCCCTAGCTGTTGTGAAGAGAGACTACGATGCTCTGTTGGAAGGCAGATCTCCGGACCTATCCGAGTTTGGTCAAGCTGTTGAAGGCCTGTTCAGAAAAGAAGGCAGAGATCGCCTGAATAGTATCGAGAAGTCGACAGATACAATCATCCGCACGAACTTTTATTTACAGCGAGTTTCGGTGATAGGAAGCGATGAGAACTGTCAAAAAGCCTTCGATAAAATCAAGGGCTATGTCAAGTTACTGGTGAACTACCCCGTACAGAGCACACCATTGTCAGGGAAAAACCGACCAGTAGGTCTCATGAAAAAACTATTGAGTAAGTATGGGCTTGACCTTGCCAAATTTCGACAGGAGTCCGGCGTTGAAGCCGTGGAGTTGAACTTCAGGCGTCAGCTATTGACCACAACTGGTACTGAGGAATCCTTGAAGAAAGCCGTGGCTCTCGTACAGGAATGTATCAGCCAACTGGCGACTAAAAATGTCATGCCAGCAAAGGAAGAAGACGAAAGTCCATTGGACTGCGTGGTGTGTTTCTGTCCTATAGATGAGATTGAGCTGTACCGCCTGAATCTTTGTGGCCACGCCTATTGCTTGGACTGCATCAAACTACAGGTACGCACCGCGATTGACACGCGAGACCTGCCACTGAGCTGTGCTTATGAAGGTTGTGATCAGAATTGGTGTTGGAGAGATGTAGAGGAACTGGTTGTCGCAGGCGGAAGGAACATGGTGCAACTTGTTCGAGCCGCCATGGACAGGTATATCTCTGAGCGCAAGACAAGATTCAGCTTTTGCCTGACTCCGGACTGCCCAGGTGTCTTCCCTGTTAGCAAAGACGGCAAACTATTCCTCTGTGAGGGGTGTGATATGAGAATTTGTACATCGTGCCAGGTCCAGTACCACGATGGTCTGACGTGTGCAATGTACCAGAGTGAGAAGAAAGAACCTGGGATCGCTGAGTGGTTAGCAAAGGACAAGAAGAACAATAGACGGTGTCCAAAATGTACGACTCTTATTCAGAAAACCGGTGGCTGCAACAATGTAAGCTGCCGTGCTTGTGATGTTAAAATATGCTGGGTATGCATGAAAACTTATGCAACAGGTCAGCAGTGTTACGCACACCTGGCAAGCCAACACGGGGGATTTGGCGAAGAATATCAGGTGTAG